One window of the Tachypleus tridentatus isolate NWPU-2018 chromosome 10, ASM421037v1, whole genome shotgun sequence genome contains the following:
- the LOC143230552 gene encoding uncharacterized protein LOC143230552 isoform X1 — protein sequence MISRDMLLVLTFLAFLLRVEGQQQQVFFTPPLANYHDVDNNRNPQFRPILENPPPTDRFYVSHEPTNTGFYTSDRSNGFSSKGYDTPNFNDYYIRKNYYNQKTPSFSGFRRVTPTKLDRKSTGRFQFDVPNIKDNFNEGRTAFGRKPTSIFLRKVFINNSKLKSSNKAPKSTDRFITPSIHNWTPLTDYGIKSNSHNQNQQRKPTLVNGNRKPLVYFDDDEPLSKAFETPSVQDSSQKIRTPSSSTARPESQFNHYDHLKDMFFREGNIFSRSFKNPRFPSTAFRNNQHRPQENSNSKRGRGSFSAQITKELAPNFRDSSVSTRRNTSSLQEEVVQEVSPTPEKLRDVIPYQINQSHNEHNGETGSKFAYRVVYLPYETIQQLLRRSDYKRDIEV from the exons ATGATAAGTAGG GACATGCTGTTGGTACTTACTTTCCTGGCATTCCTTCTTCGAGTTGAAGGACAACAGCAACAGGTGTTTTTCACCCCGCCGTTAGCCAACTATCACGATGTGGACAACAATAGGAATCCTCAATTTCGTCCTATATTGGAAAATCCACCACCCACGGACAGATTTTACGTTTCACATGAACCCACTAATACTGGTTTTTATACGTCCGATCGTTCCAATGGGTTTAGTTCTAAAGGATACGATACTCCTAATTTCAATGATTattatattagaaaaaattaCTACAATCAAAAAACGCCCTCTTTTAGTGGTTTCAGAAGGGTAACACCGACCAAACTTGACAGAAAGTCAACAGGTCGTTTTCAGTTTGATGTTCCAAATATAAAAGACAATTTCAATGAAGGACGAACAGCTTTTGGACGAAAGCCTACTTCGATCTTTCTTCGAAAAGTTTTTATCAATAACTCTAAACTGAAAAGTTCCAACAAAGCTCCCAAATCTACTGACAGATTTATCACGCCTTCCATTCACAACTGGACACCGTTGACTGATTACGGAATAAAATCCAATTCTCACAACCAAAACCAACAAAGAAAGCCAACCTTAGTAAATGGCAACAGGAAGCCTTTAGTATATTTTGACGACGATGAACCATTATCTAAAGCTTTTGAAACCCCATCCGTTCAAGATTCTAGCCAGAAAATCCGAACACCATCTTCCTCCACTGCCAGACCTGAGTCACAGTTTAACCACTATGACCATTTGAAAGACATGTTTTTCAGAGAAGGAAATATCTTTTCTCGTTCTTTTAAAAATCCAAGATTCCCATCTACTGCGTTTAGAAATAACCAGCACCGGCCACAAGAAAATTCCAACAGCAAAAGGGGGCGTGGCAGTTTCTCTGCGCAAATCACTAAAGAATTAGCTCCTAATTTTCGTGATAGCTCAGTGTCAACTAGAAGAAACACTTCAAGTTTACAGGAAGAGGTAGTCCAGGAGGTCTCACCAACACCAGAGAAACTTCGCGATGTTATACCTTACCAAATCAACCAATCACACAACGAACATAACGGTGAAACAGGATCAAAATTTGCTTATCGTGTGGTATATCTTCCATATGAGACCATTCAACAGCTTCTGAGACGTTCTGATTACAAACGAGATATTGAAGTGTAA
- the LOC143230552 gene encoding uncharacterized protein LOC143230552 isoform X2, with translation MLLVLTFLAFLLRVEGQQQQVFFTPPLANYHDVDNNRNPQFRPILENPPPTDRFYVSHEPTNTGFYTSDRSNGFSSKGYDTPNFNDYYIRKNYYNQKTPSFSGFRRVTPTKLDRKSTGRFQFDVPNIKDNFNEGRTAFGRKPTSIFLRKVFINNSKLKSSNKAPKSTDRFITPSIHNWTPLTDYGIKSNSHNQNQQRKPTLVNGNRKPLVYFDDDEPLSKAFETPSVQDSSQKIRTPSSSTARPESQFNHYDHLKDMFFREGNIFSRSFKNPRFPSTAFRNNQHRPQENSNSKRGRGSFSAQITKELAPNFRDSSVSTRRNTSSLQEEVVQEVSPTPEKLRDVIPYQINQSHNEHNGETGSKFAYRVVYLPYETIQQLLRRSDYKRDIEV, from the coding sequence ATGCTGTTGGTACTTACTTTCCTGGCATTCCTTCTTCGAGTTGAAGGACAACAGCAACAGGTGTTTTTCACCCCGCCGTTAGCCAACTATCACGATGTGGACAACAATAGGAATCCTCAATTTCGTCCTATATTGGAAAATCCACCACCCACGGACAGATTTTACGTTTCACATGAACCCACTAATACTGGTTTTTATACGTCCGATCGTTCCAATGGGTTTAGTTCTAAAGGATACGATACTCCTAATTTCAATGATTattatattagaaaaaattaCTACAATCAAAAAACGCCCTCTTTTAGTGGTTTCAGAAGGGTAACACCGACCAAACTTGACAGAAAGTCAACAGGTCGTTTTCAGTTTGATGTTCCAAATATAAAAGACAATTTCAATGAAGGACGAACAGCTTTTGGACGAAAGCCTACTTCGATCTTTCTTCGAAAAGTTTTTATCAATAACTCTAAACTGAAAAGTTCCAACAAAGCTCCCAAATCTACTGACAGATTTATCACGCCTTCCATTCACAACTGGACACCGTTGACTGATTACGGAATAAAATCCAATTCTCACAACCAAAACCAACAAAGAAAGCCAACCTTAGTAAATGGCAACAGGAAGCCTTTAGTATATTTTGACGACGATGAACCATTATCTAAAGCTTTTGAAACCCCATCCGTTCAAGATTCTAGCCAGAAAATCCGAACACCATCTTCCTCCACTGCCAGACCTGAGTCACAGTTTAACCACTATGACCATTTGAAAGACATGTTTTTCAGAGAAGGAAATATCTTTTCTCGTTCTTTTAAAAATCCAAGATTCCCATCTACTGCGTTTAGAAATAACCAGCACCGGCCACAAGAAAATTCCAACAGCAAAAGGGGGCGTGGCAGTTTCTCTGCGCAAATCACTAAAGAATTAGCTCCTAATTTTCGTGATAGCTCAGTGTCAACTAGAAGAAACACTTCAAGTTTACAGGAAGAGGTAGTCCAGGAGGTCTCACCAACACCAGAGAAACTTCGCGATGTTATACCTTACCAAATCAACCAATCACACAACGAACATAACGGTGAAACAGGATCAAAATTTGCTTATCGTGTGGTATATCTTCCATATGAGACCATTCAACAGCTTCTGAGACGTTCTGATTACAAACGAGATATTGAAGTGTAA
- the LOC143230551 gene encoding uncharacterized protein LOC143230551 produces the protein MKGVQIIIFIVVFGQVHLNETYFTDLAQNTTNNHESGNLSFKGTLKDEEAGSELVERQQRVNVQTFKSAPQQNNGSMIQLPSNNNTRRNDGGAQLNHFQDGISVSDRYLDIDFKKSETRNNRGFDNGNLYKLHKKQNEPYRQDKSMVVIGIPIEALRVLKSASKDHTGLGDTPYSTINSQDGLLENSGRFENDYDPLNDYEGFQGPDEDEKFSVNQPVFYGNNDERLPNNLQIKHTLSKVTNPINPLFVEQKKHPDFYNGNQGTNEETLNRNPNGYKQPLTLIKEPGSPSKLKYTGAQGSYVSYVTDNNQANTEKLQNDPEYQGIQKSPPRLIFIGNGRFSDHGEKAHYTNLNQNVKNVQNHNLFRSHKPSQQPNIRRPASSTSHRINNPDAPRSYKLIDANQKGFAHQPEHYTNQKKVRENYQVKIKNGNRQTSFSHGVNYNNLNHPGRLSKQPQYGNHNNINYENSNYPQESRIPNYQGPRLTIHQGAGTSGYNTYHNSGGKFGHKIVLAGPTHYGPHSHRPSKAFVITKEVHSKPAGSYHNPPGGGYLTITGPSIIPIGGSAGDYYDPFPDSEGLGLEDYTYGLGIDPLNEFDDIDGGSKGIGFTSGFGLSKGITITFSTGGPRKGHGYHKGLGGTIGIYKKHQAPSYRMQGAPLTYKKIHTYSPERGRNHNYHETPGVSHVKPQGHNGAVQLIPTYNNGGYNDAQLFPQKPTGGYNGAQEVYQGNHGRSNDVHPFPQGPNGGYNGVQPVPQRPNGQYNNAHLVSQEPNDAYNGAQPVPEGPIGGYNVENQFSQELNGRYNGAQPVPEGPNGGYNGIHLVPVDLKIGYSDSNPVHEGTSENYKGKNTVLQNNDKKVDSITAVYQRHNHEYHKENEAQDSSKKEYNVENVPDNPPNHRNGNDVIQKSYRKFNTSNSDSQSYELQFEGSNPVSQGLNGGPNPFLQDQNGEASVTNTVSRVQDIRSNGSGPVFQGHNKGYDGPKHMSQKQNARGRTSNNAYQSHKKQNGAFNSLPQQQSSLYRNINRNQQDQNKENNDQNRNGYLKPLYGGVSDVNPHGQKTGYISISNNDPEKSDNEHYGGSNISNLYNSEDSGSKSFLLGQNNQHSSSSTIRQIENGAGTKLKPVVKIHSEGHGRSNPAFLHQYRENFGSSSVSLLGQTAPHSRTNSFHQNENDESSDTNRNIPQPIHHIFDSVKSNKHIFVKPSIDRSDLQKSESYRHSTNREGRSDVKTQNLEERDKNISSKPENHEKITRNDYPAEFVRGRIDVLERQNLSEVETTKGYSSSISNSFGKQNPPVLERQLSPVSRIIAKDQAKTESETESGLSSNFSNHKDSDVGEDLLTKETQEQNDRKAFLGREGKTVVPDTNKIQRRIKINTTHVSGENIIPKNNLKSHGYKDNSAGSSNSNAFHVVPESEIIKYVKETSAQKGGPNKQNNANQSIDEKNMPSRNYTSARTSGQEDKEGITNISDTQQEDGSFQEIISDLSSQSSVFTSSASDILIPAKENTRSNILLRKENEVKGDNNVVDSNNIRSPSGFVTADYFMNDKNKSTESQTSTKQKLHYFVFDPQEPSKERLHPESILGHGAPLTQSPEILETETASLLKSVLNNSSDLLKNQKNNTSVPVLNNDRDSLDLNKKVRNTTNSETSTTEVTDDVAILGNYYVTKVNSEDGNIVGDTGDYTVTTANGNNELQTSSEKSIGEKSFQTFTYPSLPIVENDNGYFKNIDNENIFTPIGGPQITDVE, from the exons ATGAAG GGAGtccaaattataatatttatagtggTGTTTGGACAAGTTCATCTGAATGAAACGTACTTCACTGATTTAGCTCAGAATACCACTAACAACCACGAAAGTGGTAATTTATCTTTTAAAGGGACTTTAAAAGACGAAGAAGCAGGAAGTGAACTGGTAGAAAGACAACAAAGAGTCAATGTTCAGACGTTTAAGTCTGCACCTCAGCAGAATAACGGGTCAATGATACAGTTGCCTTCAAATAATAACACCAGAAGAAATGATGGTGGCGCTCAGTTAAACCACTTTCAAGATGGCATCAGCGTCAGTGACAGATACTTAGACATCGATTTTAAGAAAAGTGAAACCAGGAATAATCGAGGATTTGACAATGGTAATTTGTACAAACTCCATAAAAAACAGAACGAACCTTACAGACAAGACAAATCCATGGTGGTTATAGGAATTCCAATTGAAGCTTTGAGAGTGTTGAAATCAGCCTCGAAAGACCATACAGGGCTTGGTGATACACCATATTCAACGATAAATAGTCAAGATGGTCTATTAGAGAATTCTGGTAGATTTGAGAATGACTATGATCCACTCAATGATTATGAGGGTTTTCAAGGTCCTGATGAAGATGAAAAGTTTTCAGTAAATCAGCCAGTCTTCTATGGTAATAACGATGAACGATTACCAAATAACCttcaaattaaacatacattAAGCAAAGTCACCAACCCGATAAATCCACTTTTCGTTGAACAAAAAAAGCATCCAGATTTTTACAATGGCAATCAAGGTACCAATGAAGAAACTTTGAACAGAAATCCCAATGGATATAAACAGCCACTGACACTAATTAAAGAACCTGGAAGCCCAAGTAAGTTGAAATACACAGGAGCTCAGGGAAGTTATGTTTCTTATGTTACAGATAATAACCAAGCAAATACGGAGAAGTTACAAAATGACCCTGAATATCAAGGTATACAAAAGTCTCCACCAAGGCTCATTTTCATTGGTAATGGCCGATTTAGTGACCATGGTGAAAAAGCACATTATACGAACCTGAATCAAAATGTTAAGAATGTGCAAAACCATAATTTGTTTAGATCACATAAACCTAGCCAACAGCCTAATATTCGAAGACCTGCCAGTTCAACAAGTCATCGAATTAACAATCCTGATGCACCGCGTTCATACAAACTTATTGATGCAAATCAAAAAGGTTTTGCACATCAGCCAGAACATTATACCAACCAAAAGAAAGTTAGGGAAAATTACCAGGTTAAAATTAAAAACGGTAACAGACAAACAAGTTTTTCGCACGGAGTGAATTATAATAATCTAAATCACCCTGGAAGATTGAGTAAACAACCACAGTATGGcaatcataataatattaactacGAAAACTCAAATTATCCACAAGAATCTAGAATACCAAACTATCAAGGACCCAGGTTAACCATACACCAGGGAGCAGGTACTAGTGGGTATAACACCTATCATAACTCTGGAGGAAAGTTTGGGCATAAGATTGTTCTAGCAGGCCCAACACACTATGGGCCTCATAGTCACAGACCATCTAAGGCCTTTGTAATAACTAAAGAGGTACACTCGAAACCAGCTGGAAGTTACCACAACCCTCCTGGAGGAGGTTATTTGACTATTACTGGTCCTTCCATAATTCCCATTGGAGGCAGCGCTGGAGACTACTACGATCCATTTCCTGATTCAGAAGGATTAGGTTTAGAAGACTATACATATGGACTAGGAATTGACCCACTAAATGAATTTGATGATATTGATGGAGGAAGTAAAGGCATTGGATTTACATCTGGATTTGGATTGTCAAAAGGCATCACGATCACATTTTCAACTGGTGGACCGAGAAAAGGCCATGGATATCATAAAGGTTTGGGGGGGACTATAGGAATTTACAAAAAACATCAAGCTCCTTCTTATAGAATGCAAGGTGCTCCTCTCACATATAAGAAAATTCACACTTATAGTCCTGAAAGGGGTAGAAACCACAACTACCATGAAACACCAGGTGTAAGTCATGTTAAGCCACAAGGTCATAACGGTGCAGTACAATTAATCCCTACGTACAACAATGGGGGATACAATGATGCCCAGCTATTTCCTCAAAAGCCAACTGGAGGATACAATGGTGCACAAGAAGTTTATCAAGGAAATCATGGGAGATCCAATGATGTGCATCCATTTCCCCAAGGACCTAATGGTGGTTATAATGGTGTACAACCAGTTCCTCAAAGGCCTAATGGACAATATAATAATGCTCATCTAGTCTCTCAAGAACCAAATGATGCATATAATGGCGCACAACCAGTTCCTGAAGGACCCATCGGGGGATATAATGTTGAAAACCAATTTTCTCAAGAACTTAATGGTAGATATAATGGTGCACAACCAGTTCCTGAAGGGCCTAATGGGGGATATAATGGAATACATCTAGTGCCAGTTGATCTTAAAATTGGATATAGTGATTCAAATCCAGTTCATGAAGGAACAAGTGAAAACTATAAAGGGAAAAATACAGTTTTGCAAAATAACGACAAAAAAGTCGATAGCATAACTGCAGTTTATCAGAGACATAACCATGAATACCATAAAGAAAACGAAGCTCAAGACAGCTCAAAGAAAGAATATAATGTAGAAAACGTTCCGGACAATCCCCCAAATCATAGAAATGGAAATGATGTTATTCAAAAAtcttatagaaaatttaatacttCAAACTCTGACTCTCAAAGCTATGAGTTACAatttgagggttcgaatcctgtttCACAAGGTCTAAATGGTGGACCAAATCCTTTTTTACAGGACCAAAATGGAGAAGCAAGTGTTACAAATACTGTTTCTCGTGTCCAAGACATACGAAGTAATGGTTCAGGCCCTGTTTTTCAAGGTCATAATAAAGGATATGATGGACCAAAAcacatgtcacaaaagcaaaatgcCAGAGGTCGTACATCAAATAATGCTTATCAAAGTCACAAGAAACAAAATGGTGCCTTCAACTCTCTTCCTCAACAACAGAGCAGCTTATACAGAAACATAAACCGAAATCAACAAGATCAAAACAAAGAGAACAATGATCAAAATCGTAATGGTTACCTAAAACCTTTATACGGTGGTGTTTCAGACGTCAATCCTCATGGACAAAAAACTGGATATATCAGcatttcaaacaatgatccagaAAAATCAGATAATGAACATTATGGTGGTTCAAACATTTCTAATCTTTACAATTCAGAAGATAGTGGATCAAAGAGTTTTCTTCTTGGTCAAAATAATCAACATAGCAGTTCAAGCACTATTCGTCAAATAGAAAATGGAGCAGGTACTAAATTAAAACCTGTTGTCAAGATCCACAGTGAAGGACATGGAAGATCAAATCCCGCTTTTCTACACCAGTACAGAGAAAATTTTGGTTCATCTTCTGTTTCTCTACTAGGCCAGACCGCACCACATAGTAGGACAAATTCTTTTCATCAGAATGAAAATGACGAAAGCAGCGATACAAATAGAAACATTCCTCAGCCAATACACCATATCTTTGACagtgtaaaaagtaataaacatatttttgtaaaaccCTCTATAGATCGTAGTGATCTGCAGAAATCCGAAAGTTACAGACACTCGACTAACAGAGAAGGACGTTCTGATGTAAAAACACAAAACCTTGAAGAACGTGATAAAAATATAAGTTCAAAACCTGAAAACCACGAAAAAATTACAAGAAACGATTACCCTGCTGAATTCGTCAGAGGGCGCATTGATGTGCTAGAACGACAGAATCTTTCTGAAGTGGAAACTACTAAAGGATATTCTAGCAGTATATCAAATTCTTTTGGAAAACAGAATCCACCAGTTTTGGAAAGACAGTTATCTCCTGTATCCAGAATAATCGCCAAGGATCAAGCCAAAACAGAATCAGAAACCGAATCTGGTTTGTCGAGTAATTTTTCAAATCATAAGGACTCTGATGTTGGGGAagatttattaactaaagaaacGCAGGAACAAAATGATCGTAAAGCTTTTCTTGGACGTGAAGGTAAAACAGTCGTGCCAGATACCAATAAAATCCAAAGACGTATTAAAATCAATACCACTCATGTTTCGGGAGAAAATATAATACCTAAGAATAACTTAAAATCACATGGGTATAAAGATAATTCTGCAGGATCAAGCAACTCGAATGCTTTTCATGTGGTTCCAGAAAGCGAAATTATAAAATACGTAAAAGAAACAAGTGCCCAAAAGGGAggaccaaacaaacaaaataacgcGAACCAATCAATAGATGAGAAAAATATGCCTTCTAGGAATTACACTTCAGCTAGAACATCGGGACAGGAAGATAAAGAGGGTATTACTAACATAAGCGACACACAACAAGAGGATGGTAGTTTTCAAGAAATAATTTCTGATCTATCAAGCCAGAGTTCTGTCTTTACTTCAAGTGCATCAGACATTTTAATCCCAGCAAAAGAAAACACTAGATCCAATATCTTATTAAGAAAAGAGAATGAAGTGAAAGGTGATAACAATGTTGTTGACAGCAACAACATCAGGTCTCCTTCAGGTTTTGTAACAGCGGATTATTTTATGAAcgacaaaaataaaagtacagaaagcCAAACTTCAACCAAACAGAAACTTCACTATTTTGTGTTCGATCCACAAGAACCTTCTAAAGAACGACTTCATCCTGAATCGATACTTGGACATGGCGCACCTCTTACACAAAGTCCAGAAATACTTGAGACAGAAACTGCATCTTTACTTAAAAGTGTGCTCAACAATTCCTCTGACTTgttgaaaaaccaaaaaaacaacacttcTGTACCAGTTTTAAATAACGATAGAGATTCGTTAGATCTGAATAAAAAAGTTCGTAATACCACAAACAGTGAAACGTCCACAACGGAAGTGACTGATGACGTAGCTATATTAGGTAATTATTACGTAACAAAAGTGAATAGTGAAGATGGTAATATCGTTGGTGACACTGGGGATTATACAGTTACAACAGCTAATGGTAATAACGAACTCCAGACATCAAGTGAAAAAAGTATAGGTGAAAAATCTTTCCAAACCTTTACGTACCCTTCACTGCCGATAGTTGAAAACGACAATGGTTATTTTAAGAACATTGATAACGAAAACATTTTTACACCGATCGGAGGACCGCAAATTACGGACGTCGAGTAA